The Canis aureus isolate CA01 chromosome X, VMU_Caureus_v.1.0, whole genome shotgun sequence region gaaagatgaGTGGacggatgggtgaatggatggacggatggatagaTACATGATACATAGATCGGTAGGTAATAGATGGACGACCATTGGATATCAAACTAGAGATAGAACTTTTGTAAACTGAGACATAGGTCAGAACTAACATAATTATACTTCGCTGCTAGAATCCTATAAGCCCTTGCAATTCATATTCAGagcttagtaaaaaaaaaaaagtaaattttaatagTTGGGTTATTGAAAACACCCAACATGAATACCGAAATGGGTGATTTTTAATAACAGCATTTATATTTCAGTTgctcacaattttaaaaagagtcaaaGGGGACAAAAGCAGCCAGAGCAATCTTAACTGACAGCTGTTCTTTGAAAACAGAGGTGTGTGTGGCCAGGCCCCCGCAGCTGCCCGGGGGAGCAGGTGTCGAGTACTAGCATCAGCTGTGGCTTCTGGGCCGGCGAGGGGCCAGGAAGCCACAGCCGAGGGACTACGGAGAACAGCTTGCACACAACAGGGCGAGGGGCGCTGTGTCTTTAGGAACGGAGTCGTCAGGAAAGAAGCTGCAGGGGTCAcagagtgggtgggtgggtggaacCCCCACAGGCAGCTACCTGTAAAACCCTAAGGAAATACTGGTGTGCTCCACGCCCTGCTTCTCGGTGCAGGGGTCCTGGTCAGCACATCCCCCGCCTGACAGGGATGTTTGTGTGTGGTTTGCTCAGGACACCCAATATCGACCGGCTTGCAGAGGAAGGCGTGAGGCTCACCCAGCACCTGGCGGCCgcccccctctgcacccccagcaGATCTTCCTTCCTCACAGGGAGGCACTCCTTCAGATCAGGTCAGTGTGGTGGGGACGACCGAGACGGGGGCACGTCTGCGTCCACTCGTGTCTTGTCCGTGGTATTATTAGCGATGCTTGAGATGCAGGGAAAATGGTGCAGCTACCATCTGCGGTGCCATCACCCTGAAATTATGTAAAAAGAATACTGTGTTTTAGGTAAGTCACGCGATGATTGGGTTGATTGGGAATTCAGAGGCCGAAGCTGTCCAACGGTAGCTGGTTTGGGTTGACATCACGCTtattagtttaaatattttagtttagaGGAATATTTCCTTATATGGCCAAGGGGACTTCGAAGAGGCGATTAAGTGGAGGGTCTTGAGATGGGAACATTATTCTAGATTATCCAGGTGGCCCCGTGTCCTCACAAAGGTCCttatgagagagaagcaggagtcAGAGGACAAGGAGGACGTTGGTGTGGTGCAGTTCAGGTATGGCTTGTCATTGTCTGCTGAAGCTGAATGCACGCAGGTGCCGTGACCCAGCAATGCCTAAGTACGTGCCCACCATGTACACATGTGCATGTTCTGCAGAAGATGGAATGGGAATGTTCACAGCACCACAGTCTGTAAGGTGCTGACATAGATATAGTTCATCAGTGGAAGACTGCGTTAATAAACTGGCGTATCCACGTATTGGAATATTGTTGTATTCTCTGAGCAGCCAAACGGAGTACCACAGATGGGGCAGCCTAAACAGACATGAATCTTCTCACCATcttggaggctgggaggctgggatccaggtgtgggcaggactggctccctgtgaggcctctctcctgggcaTGTAGACGCCGTGTTCTCCCCGTGTCCTCACGTGGTGGCCCCTCTGTGCATGTCTGCGTCCTCacctcctcttcttataaggaccctgGTCCTATGGGATCAGAGCCCACCCCAGTGAGCTCATTTATACCTCTTTAAAGTATCTTCAAATACAGTTgcattctgaggtgctgggggtcAGGTCTCTATGCACAAGATGCTAGTAGCAGCCACTCTCCCCACCaacttgtgacaaccaaaaatgcctcCAGGCATTGCCAAGGATTCCCTGCGGGGCAGAATTACCTTTGGTTGGGAGCCACTGCCACAGATAGATCATGGAGAGACAATAGAGATAGGTAGGTAggcagatagataaatagataatagattGATAGGTGATATTAATAGATTGATAGCTGGGGAGATACATAGATAAATTAtagatacatggatggatggatggatggataatagATGCATTGATAGATTaatatagatggatagatggatagaaagatgaatggatgggtgggtagatggatagatggagggatgaatagattagatagatagatagatagatagatagatagatagatagatagaggaatcaatggatggataggtaggtggatggatggataaatggatggatggatggatggatggatggatggatggatggatagataggtagatagataatagatagatagatagataatagataggtaggtagatagataatagaattgatggatggatggatggatggatagatatatatagaattgatggatggatagatagatatatagataatagaatcaatggatggatggatggataaatagataatagaatcgatggatggatggatagatagataatagaattgatggatggatagataatagaattgatggatggatagatagatagataatagaatcgatggatggatggattgatggatggatggatggatggatggatggatagataatagaatcaatggatggatagatagatagatagatagatagatagatagatagatagatagatatagaatcgatggatagatagatagattagatagataatagaatcgatagatggatagataggtagatggatggatggatcgatCGATCAATCGATCGATCGATAGATGAgaggatggatggttggatgatgaagagagagagaaagatagagacgCAATCTCTCCTGCTAAgacagggtttctcaacctcagcagtGCTGACATCTGGGCTGGATGATTCTCTGTGGTGTGGACATCCTGGGCACGCTAGGGTGTCCCCACCCACCACATGCCAGTAGCATCCCTCCCTCAACTGCGATCACCCAAACCAATCCCGAGCAGAGTGAAGAGTCCACTGGCGTGggccaggcccctccccaggtGAGAACCCGTGCTGTAGCCGTGGGAGAGTGAGTGCGTGCTCTCTGCTCTGCTCCACAGGCATGGAAGCCCATGATGGGTACCGCGCCCTCCAGTGGAACGGGGCATCGGGCGGACTCCCGGAGAACGAAACCACATTTGCGAGAATCCTGCAGCAGCAAGGTTATGCAACCGGCCTCATAGGTACTCCTATTGTTCAGGGAGCAGGACGGTCAACCATCAAAAGAACTTGTTTCCCTGCAGGGCCAAAAAGTCACGCGTCCGAACCTAAATCAGGGGCTGGCCCCGTGTGACCTCTCTTGGACCAGTCATACTGTTGGATCGTCTGTCATTCTGTAGGGAATGATGGGAATCCTCTGGAGAGCCGGTTCTCAGACATCATTAGTTCAAGGGCCAACCCTGTAAGACCACCTGTCTGAGAAGGGCACTCTGACACCTGCTAGGTTACTTCTTTGCAGATGGGCACTCCCCCGTCATGGGCCAGACGCTTGTGACCCTTTTCATTCCTTGCTCAGCCTGTGTGCTTAGAAGTCGTATCCCGTCTTACAGGAATCAGAGGCTGGATGACGACGGCGTCTTCCCTGACCCCCCGGTCAAGGGAGGCCTGGGTCAGATCCGTGTGCAAGGGGGTCCCATTCGAGTCTTCATCAGCTTTTCCACACTCAGAGTCCCCGTTGAGTTTAGAGGGGACCGTGACACCCCCACTTTGTCAGGACGAGGGAGGGGTAATCACCCTTCCccccttttaaaatttcctactaCTTTAGAAATAGAGATTATGTAGATTTACTAcccacagttccagaggctgagGAGTCCAAGATCCCGGGGCTGACAGATTCCGTGTCTGGTGAGGACCCTCATCCTGCTTCACAGATGACCGTCTTCTCTCCATGTGTCACTCGTGAGAAGAAGGAGTGACCGTCTCTCTGGGGCGCTAATTCCATTCGTGGAGGCTCCAGCCTTAGGACTTGatctcctcctcccccaaggtcctgcctccaaataccatcagCCTCAGGGTCAGGTCTCAACGTAGGAATTTTGGGGAAACATAGATACTCAAGACACAGCTTATCGCTTCTTCAGGGACATTTTCAAGGACTTTGTACGCATCTACTCTACTGCCTGTATTTCTCTTTTCAATCTTAAGACGTAGAGCAAAGCTTCTTAGTTACTAGAACTTTCCATTACCAGCTCACTGCCATTGGGTCAATGTCCTTCACCCCCACAACCACCCATGTATCTTCTACTCCATGGGTGGAATTGTTTTTAACACTAGATAAGTAGATTTATTTAGTGTTTACTGGAACTACGGACCAGGGTATCGGTTCCTTCTGTGAATCTTTATTCTTCTGGTCCACACACCTCATCTACATTTAGACAAGGCTGTTCTTCACGTCCCAAATGGTAGAAAGCGGACGAGAAGGAGACTCTCCTCTATACTTTTCTTCTCCACCCGTTTCAACCCATTCCGGCATTTTCGTTTCCTTAAATGTAAGCGGGGGTACAAAGGGATGTCCTTGGGCTTGGAACTAGAACCAATGCTCTGTAATGGGAGGGAAGAACAGGGTGGAGACCTGGTTTAACCTCTGCACTTGGAAATTATGGCAAATAGTATGTTGAACCCTTTTCTGTCCTATTTTGTAGCTAGATTTAAGCTGGCTGAGTGTCTGGAGCACATAAAATAGGAAGAACCCAATTCTTGTATATCCTGCTAGAATTAGACATATGGGTCTCCTCATGTTCCATCTCAGTGATTTTATAAGTTACTGcctttggaaaaaagtctattACAAGCATTTGTTGCTCACTAGTTAGTGGAGTGAGCCAGTCCTTCTATTCTGTTGTAAGATTATTCTAGAGCCAACCCCTTTATTGAGTGGTTGTCTTTTAAGTAAGAAATATCAGTAAATGATATTTTCTGAGTTATTTAATAGCAGGATAGTCTAAGCTTGCAAACTTATAATTCCTAACAGTCCAGAAAATCTTAAACTTTCAATCTCTTGATAACGATCATGACTCCATACCTTCGTTTAGTAGTGCCATGCGCTTTATATcaaacaaattcattttattcctttctattttgaatttctattatgtccctttttttaatgattttatttatttattcatgagagacccagagagagaggcagagacacagacagagggagacgcaggcttcctgcagggagcccgacgcgggactcgatcccgggaccccggggtcacgacctgagccaaaggcagatgctcaactgctgagccacccaggagtccctattatGTTCCTTTCCTATTTCAGATTTTGCTGTTTGCATAGCATCCTTTTGATTGGAGCACGGCAGTTACTGAGAAGGTGATCGGTAGCACGCAGAATTCCTTCAAGAGTACTTTCAATGTGTGTTCTTTACCCCTCTGCTCTTATTTTCAGGAAAATGGCACCAGGGTGTAAACTGTGAATCCCGAACCGACCACTGCCACCACCCATTGAACCATGGATTTGACTATTTTTATGGCATGCCTTTCACGCTGGTGAATGACTGTCACCCAGACAGGCCCCCGGAAGTAGATGCCACCACCAGAGCAAAGCTGTGGCTTTCCACCCAGATGGCGGCCCTGGCGGTACTGACCATTGCTGTTGGCAAGGTTTGCGGGTTAATCTCCGTGTCCTGGAAGGTAGTTCTGGGTGCGGCCAGCCTCGTCTTCCTCTTCTTTGTCTCCTGGTACGCCAGCTTTGGGTTCGTGCGCCGTTGGAACTGTATCTTGATGAGAAACCATGACGTCACAGAGCAGCccatggatttggaaagaacgaCGAGTCACATGCTACGGGAGGCCGTTTCGTATATCGAAAGGTAATAAAACCCTCCCATTTTTAAAGAGGAGGTGAGTTCTCAGAGCACCTGAGTGGGTCTCTTTGCCATCTTTGGGATTTCTTAAACCATCCCCAATGGTGAGATGGGTTTCAAGGACTCAGATGGATCAAATAGTGTTGAAACAGGTGCCATTGTATCTGAaggatgtttttcttctttcagaaataAGCACCaaccatttcttctcttcttgtccTTGCTGCATGTACACATTCCCCTGGTAACCACAAAACAGTTTCTCGGGAAAAGCCAGCACGGCTTATATGGCGACAACGTGGAAGAGATGGATTGGCTTGTAGGTAAGTCAAGGTGCGGCCGTCCCTCATTCACCCTTGGCCTCACCACACAACTTTGGTAACAGATGGGTCTCCCGACTATGAACTGGGTTgcaataaagaataagaaaaggcaaAGGATAGGGGGAGACTTCCCCATATCATTCACATGCTCCTTCAGCACTTCCGGTTCCTCAATCTATTCCTGCACCAAATCATCCTTCCACAGAATGCATTATTTAAAGCTGTCATGTGACATTACAGAAAGGGAACCAAGAACACTGTTGTTCAGGGCAACGGACCAACATTGCTGGTCCCCCCAATGACCTTGAGAAAGCCTGGAGAGATCCAGTGAGTGACCTTGTAGATTCTGTTTGCTTTCACAaagaagtatagttgatacacaaggTTACCACATTTCAAGTGTATATAGATTCTTAAAAGAACGTAGACATCTAAATTCTTGCAGGACCTGATGACTTGTCCTGGGAGAAGCATGATGATTATAGTAGACCAGTAAAGAGGCAAACAACCTCAAAACATGAGGGTGGGTTAcataatgctttaaaaacatGCATTTCCACTGTGCACCTGCCCACGTGGTTTGAAATCTCTACTTTCAGTGCTTTAGATGTGCATTTGGTCTCCGTAGAGAAAGCAAGGGCTGGGCTTATAGATGGCTCTGCTCTCCTGAGCCTTGGCCCGCATGTGCCAACACCACTAACTGATGCTCATGGCTCTGGCTTCCTCCTATCTCAATAGGGGTCTCCCATGAAATCCTTTCTCAGCACGTTCCCACCCCCATGCACTCTTTACAGACACACATATTCATCCCAGCAGTGCATGTTCAGAGCACGCCATCCTTGGCATACTGCCTCTAGGCgtttattctgttttccatatttGTGATACCTTTGTAAACAAGATTCTGAATCTTGTGGTATCAGAAAAATCAAGATAGGGGCTCACACTTTGTGATCACATTCATAATGATGGTGTCTTGGCGACTGCCGAGTCCCCTTATGAGACTTTCTAGCAAGAAAGGACAAATTGGGGTTGCATTCGCTGATGCTATTTCACTGGCTCTGTCGTGAAATGTTCCAATTCTCTCAAAGGTGAAGTCCTTAATGCCATTGAAGAAAACGGTTTGAAAAACACGACATTCACCTATTTTACCTCTGATCATGGAGGACATTTGGAGGCAAGAGACGAACGTGGCCAGCTGGGGGGATGGAATGGAATATTCAGAGGTGAGACCAATGGATATCAGGGGTTAAAAGGCAGATAAAGGACCCACCAAATGACTCCCAGAAATACAGGTTGGAAAACAACCAGAAGGGGGAAAAGTGTGCATTTTCAAAGGTGGATTTCTTGAGCAGCTGCCATACACCAAATTCTATCCAGAtgttaagagagagaaaataagacatACGCCCTTCCCTTCAAGGGTTTACATTGTAGTGGAAGAGAgagatatacaaataaataagataaaattaaaataaatgccaCCCTAAATCAAAGGTAAGGCAGTAACCATAAGCTTAGTTACATATGTCCCTGTATTCCACTATGTCATGTGAGATTTGGGGCATTATacctttgtttttccatttttaaaaatattttattcatttatttgagagagagatagagatagagatagcatgagcagggggcgagagggagaagcaggctctctgctgagctgggagcctgacacagggcttggtcccaggaccccgagatcatgacctgagcccaaggtagatgcctagccagctgagccacccaggcgcccctatattgccattaaaaaaaatctgatacaGTCACTCTGCATGATTCGTGGATTCCATATTTACGAATTCAcctacttgctaaaatttatcTGTAACCCCAAAATCAGTACTTGCAATGTCTTTGCGCTCATGTGAACAGCAGTGAAAACATTCATTGCCCGACACACACGTTCTCAGCTAAGGTCAGATGAGGCGACCCTGTTGCCTACATTTCATCTCTCAGACTATACACACGTGTcctttttgtggtgtctttagtGGCCatgtttttgtgattttgtttgggttttgttgatGACTCTGCTGCTTCAAGTGGCTCCAACTGTACTGCCAAAGGGCTGTGCTCTGTTCCCAAGGGCAAGAAGCTTGCCATGGGCCGTATGGAGAAAATAAGTACGTTAGATTAGCTTCATCCAGACTCGAGTTCCCGCACTGTTGGCCGTGAGGTCAATGCAAACGAATTGCAGTATCTACTCAAGAAGGGGTCTTTAAaccaaaacatatgaaaatagaCCAATTGGCTATTGCAAATACAGGGACCAGAGTCTCCCTGGTACTGAGCCCTGGATTAAATCTGGAAGTCGGGGTTCAGTATTTGCTAACTGGGTGTTTGTGGTGACTTTGTAGAACATCACTCTGGGGAGTAATGAGGGTCGACTGTATATGTTCCTACGACTTGGAAGTGGATGTTTTCTCCCGTCTTCCGTGTACATCCTGAAGCTGTAATAGGTTCATGATTCTCATCATTTCCAGTAGTATATTCTAGAAACCGCCGACACCTTGACTTCCGACTGTGAGACCCAGAGCAGAGTAGCCGCAAAGCCACATCCGACTCCCAACGTACAGAACCGAGACCTAATACACAGGAGTGAAGCTGCTGGTTTACAGTAACTTATTATGCAACAGCAGCAGCGCAAAACGAAAGCAGGCGAGGCGAGTGCAGTTATTACAGTTTCCAAACTGCAACAAAGCTGCATTTATTTAGCAAGACTCCGAACACATGTACCCTTCTTGTTTACAAGTCTCCTTTTGTAACATAGGATGGCTTTAACTCCCATACCCAGAGTTCCTAGGGAGTGTAAGCATGTTGTCTAATGCTCAGTACCTATACGCCTTTCCCCAAGAGCCAATCTGGGCCCAAACCCATTGCCAGGGGtcccagaaatgaaaaataaccagGAAAAGCAGTAAAGGAACAGGTGGGTGGTATGGCAAgcaggtgggagaggaagagaagcaggagggTCCCAGACCCAATTTCTAGtccttccagaaagaaaaaggatagaGGAAGGATCATGCACACTGTGAAATCCCAATGCATTACACCTCTGAAGCCACGCATCGCACGCCCCGTGTGTTCCAATGGTCATAAAGACTCATCGAATGTCAAGAGGAGAGCATATGGACTCCACCTGCCAGTGGGGGTATGGCGAGGTTCTGGAATTATTGCAGCAAACATTTTGGGAGGTGCAGGTTGCTAAAGTGTGCATTTGTGAGCAGGGGTGCCCAGGTCcatagacagagacagacaggtgtatccaggtgtgtgtgtgtggatgggaCCATCTCCTGGAGAATTCTAATGGCACTTACTTACTTACAGGTGGCAAAGGGATGGGGGGCTGGGAAGGCGGCATCCGCGTCCCGGGGATCTTCCGGTGGCCTGGGGTGCTGCCAGCTGGCCGAGTGATCCACGAGCCCACCAGCCTGATGGATGTCTTCCCCACCGTGGTCCAGCTGGGGGGCGGCGAGGTGCCCCAGGACAGGTACACATGCAGTGAGACCCCTTCGTGCCCCAATTCCTGACAGCTATCCTTTACTATTTCACATGTAATGAGAAAACCTACCACGAGATTAAAGTTCTCACATCCTCGCATGGAGGGGACAGCCTAATGCAAAATAATCACACTCGGCAAAGAGTGATGATATAAAATATTGGGTCCTTCTCGTTTTGCTGTTTTGGTAAAATTTTATAACTCCGCACAGCAATGGGGGGATTGAAAGCATTAGATGTCGATCCGTTGAAACTCATCTCCCTATGATTTCCTGAAATGGACTTTTGCCCATATTTTAGTGAGGCTCTCacagcatgttttaaaaaatgatttattaccTCAATATTAGCACATGACCAAAGTCTCTTGCTAACAcaagataaaaacaaagcagTAAATATTTTGATCATGATTGGATTTTACTCCATTTAGAGGGGCAAATAAATACTCCCGTATGAGAGAGATGGAACAAGTGCAGGTACATGTCTGTGCttataaaataagacatttatcTTAAGGGATTGGCTCATGCAATTGTGGAGGCTGGCAAACTGAAATCCTTACGTCAGGCCATCAGGCTGCAAACTCAGGTAGGATTGCTGTGTTGCAATCTTGAGGCAAAATCCCATCTTCCCTGGAAAACCCGTCTTTGCTCTTGGTGGCTGTCAACGGATTTGGTGAGGCCCACCCTCATTATGAATGGGCTCTGTTTTGCACAGAGCCCACTGACTGTGGATGTCAACCATTTCTGAAAAAACAAGTGCCCTCACAGCAACCCTTAGACTGGTGTTTTACCAAATCACTGAAGACTGTAACCCAGCCACGTAGACACAGAAAACAGAACTGTCATCATTAGGGTATAATTCAAATAAAGGTGCTTTACAACCGTAAGGAAAAACACTATGTTTGCACATTAAATTCAgatcaaggattttttttaaatatcagttgTTGTAAGGAAGACTCTCCAGGTCATGTGGCCATCACTGGCTGTCTTCATCCGCTTCCTGCGGACCGGATGGCATCTTTTGGAATCTGTTATGTCTTAAAATGTTGCCTGTagtgctgtgtaacaaatgaccCCACAACTTAGTGACTTTGTGTCTAAAAACAATGACATGCATCTTGCTCAGCAGCTTGCAATCTGCATAGTATCAGAGAGACAGCTCATCTGTGCTGTTGTTGCTCTTAGTTGGGGGGCCCTTACAAGGTTAGAGTTTCATTTCCAGGTGCAACACAGACTGAATGGTCTTGGTCTGATCCCTTCCTATGTCTGTTCATGGAATCAGGGTGATTGATGGCCGTAGCCTGGTGCCCTTGCTTCGAGGGGCTGCTGAGCACTCAGCACATGAGTTCCTGTTTCATTACTGTGGAAAGTATCTCCACGCGGCACGCTGGCACGAGAAGGACAGTAAGTACATACCTTCCCCCCGGTGCAAGGGGTGGCTTGCATGAGTCAGGGTTCCCCCAAGAAACAGAACCCACCGTGTgtgggatggatggatagatggagggaagggagggatgaggggtggatggatggatggatagatagagatGCATTGAGGAAAAATGGAGAGATGGATGAATGGGTTGGACAGATGAatgaacagagagagacagatggacagatggatagatgggtgggtggacggatggatagatggatggatgggtggagaCATACATGGGTGGACAGGTAGATGGATGTATGGATGCATGAATAGATGCATGGTCAGATAGAGATGGATAGacggatagatggatgggtggatagatggatgggcaGGTGTATGGACAGATGGacaaatggatagatggatgggtggatggatggatgagtggagagatggatggatgagtggagagatgggtggatggatagataaatggatgggtggatgatggatggatggatggatgggctgTTTCAgagatgagtggatggatgcatggatggacaaatgaacagatggacagacagatgaatggacagatgCATGCTTGGGTGGATGGTAGATGGTGGACTGGTAATAGGATAAATTAACACGTAATGAGATAGATGACAAGTAGATAATAGATGGATGAATGACAGAGATAGAAGATAAGGAGATGTAGACAAATGGATggatagaaacacacacagagatttGAAAGACATGTCTCATGTGGCTGTAGGGACTGGCAAGTCTGAAATGTTCAGGGCCAGCCCACAGTCTGGCCGGCGTGGATGCTGCCACCTGGATTCTAAAGCCTAGAAACTCAGGCATGATTTCTAGATCGTACTCCGCAGTCATTCTTTCCTCTTTAGGGACCTTCAGTCTCCTTTGTCTCACACGTTCAATTGATTGGGTGAGACCCATCAGTATGGAGGGCAGTCTACCAATATAAATGATCATCTCATTGGGTGCCCTGACCACGTCTCCATTTGCCTTTAGGTGGAAGACTCTGGAAGGTCCACTACATGACGCCACGATTCCACCCCAAGGGTGCAGGGGCCTGCTACGGCCGGGGTGTGTGCCCCTGCTCGGGGGACGGTGTGACCCAGCACAGCCCGCCCCTGCTCTTCGAGCTCTCCAGGGACCCTTCCGAGGCGCGGCCCCTGTCCCCTGGCTCTGAACCTCTGTACAACATGGTAGTAGCACGGGTGGGTGAGGCTGTGGAGCAGCACAGAAAGACCCTGAGCCCTGTGCCCACCCAGTTTTCCCTGAGCAACATCATCTGGAAGCCATGGCTGCAGCCGTGCTGTGGGACCTTCCCCTTCTGCGCGTGTGGGCAGGATGAAGATCACAGTGAGACATGACCTCACACTTGGCAGGATGCCCGTCATCAGACAGACAGACGGGGTGAAACGAGTTGGCGGGAGTGTGGCAAACAGTGGAACCCTCATGCCCTGTGGGTGGGCATGcgaactggagcagccactctggaaacagtatggaggctcctcaaaaaattcaaaatagagcttcctatgacccagtgat contains the following coding sequences:
- the ARSD gene encoding arylsulfatase D isoform X2 gives rise to the protein MAPGAPGAPGGRSAPAARHSWWPLLLLCLLPGTCQLKAANAFKPNILLIMADDLGIGDLGCYGNSTLRTPNIDRLAEEGVRLTQHLAAAPLCTPSRSSFLTGRHSFRSGMEAHDGYRALQWNGASGGLPENETTFARILQQQGYATGLIGKWHQGVNCESRTDHCHHPLNHGFDYFYGMPFTLVNDCHPDRPPEVDATTRAKLWLSTQMAALAVLTIAVGKVCGLISVSWKVVLGAASLVFLFFVSWYASFGFVRRWNCILMRNHDVTEQPMDLERTTSHMLREAVSYIERNKHQPFLLFLSLLHVHIPLVTTKQFLGKSQHGLYGDNVEEMDWLVGEVLNAIEENGLKNTTFTYFTSDHGGHLEARDERGQLGGWNGIFRGGKGMGGWEGGIRVPGIFRWPGVLPAGRVIHEPTSLMDVFPTVVQLGGGEVPQDRVIDGRSLVPLLRGAAEHSAHEFLFHYCGKYLHAARWHEKDSGRLWKVHYMTPRFHPKGAGACYGRGVCPCSGDGVTQHSPPLLFELSRDPSEARPLSPGSEPLYNMVVARVGEAVEQHRKTLSPVPTQFSLSNIIWKPWLQPCCGTFPFCACGQDEDHSET
- the ARSD gene encoding arylsulfatase D isoform X3, which produces MQQEEKRTPNIDRLAEEGVRLTQHLAAAPLCTPSRSSFLTGRHSFRSGMEAHDGYRALQWNGASGGLPENETTFARILQQQGYATGLIGKWHQGVNCESRTDHCHHPLNHGFDYFYGMPFTLVNDCHPDRPPEVDATTRAKLWLSTQMAALAVLTIAVGKVCGLISVSWKVVLGAASLVFLFFVSWYASFGFVRRWNCILMRNHDVTEQPMDLERTTSHMLREAVSYIERNKHQPFLLFLSLLHVHIPLVTTKQFLGKSQHGLYGDNVEEMDWLVGPDDLSWEKHDDYSRPVKRQTTSKHEGEVLNAIEENGLKNTTFTYFTSDHGGHLEARDERGQLGGWNGIFRGGKGMGGWEGGIRVPGIFRWPGVLPAGRVIHEPTSLMDVFPTVVQLGGGEVPQDRVIDGRSLVPLLRGAAEHSAHEFLFHYCGKYLHAARWHEKDSGRLWKVHYMTPRFHPKGAGACYGRGVCPCSGDGVTQHSPPLLFELSRDPSEARPLSPGSEPLYNMVVARVGEAVEQHRKTLSPVPTQFSLSNIIWKPWLQPCCGTFPFCACGQDEDHSET
- the ARSD gene encoding arylsulfatase D isoform X1 produces the protein MAPGAPGAPGGRSAPAARHSWWPLLLLCLLPGTCQLKAANAFKPNILLIMADDLGIGDLGCYGNSTLRTPNIDRLAEEGVRLTQHLAAAPLCTPSRSSFLTGRHSFRSGMEAHDGYRALQWNGASGGLPENETTFARILQQQGYATGLIGKWHQGVNCESRTDHCHHPLNHGFDYFYGMPFTLVNDCHPDRPPEVDATTRAKLWLSTQMAALAVLTIAVGKVCGLISVSWKVVLGAASLVFLFFVSWYASFGFVRRWNCILMRNHDVTEQPMDLERTTSHMLREAVSYIERNKHQPFLLFLSLLHVHIPLVTTKQFLGKSQHGLYGDNVEEMDWLVGPDDLSWEKHDDYSRPVKRQTTSKHEGEVLNAIEENGLKNTTFTYFTSDHGGHLEARDERGQLGGWNGIFRGGKGMGGWEGGIRVPGIFRWPGVLPAGRVIHEPTSLMDVFPTVVQLGGGEVPQDRVIDGRSLVPLLRGAAEHSAHEFLFHYCGKYLHAARWHEKDSGRLWKVHYMTPRFHPKGAGACYGRGVCPCSGDGVTQHSPPLLFELSRDPSEARPLSPGSEPLYNMVVARVGEAVEQHRKTLSPVPTQFSLSNIIWKPWLQPCCGTFPFCACGQDEDHSET
- the ARSD gene encoding arylsulfatase D isoform X4; translated protein: MILALGILVAMGTAPSGMEAHDGYRALQWNGASGGLPENETTFARILQQQGYATGLIGKWHQGVNCESRTDHCHHPLNHGFDYFYGMPFTLVNDCHPDRPPEVDATTRAKLWLSTQMAALAVLTIAVGKVCGLISVSWKVVLGAASLVFLFFVSWYASFGFVRRWNCILMRNHDVTEQPMDLERTTSHMLREAVSYIERNKHQPFLLFLSLLHVHIPLVTTKQFLGKSQHGLYGDNVEEMDWLVGPDDLSWEKHDDYSRPVKRQTTSKHEGEVLNAIEENGLKNTTFTYFTSDHGGHLEARDERGQLGGWNGIFRGGKGMGGWEGGIRVPGIFRWPGVLPAGRVIHEPTSLMDVFPTVVQLGGGEVPQDRVIDGRSLVPLLRGAAEHSAHEFLFHYCGKYLHAARWHEKDSGRLWKVHYMTPRFHPKGAGACYGRGVCPCSGDGVTQHSPPLLFELSRDPSEARPLSPGSEPLYNMVVARVGEAVEQHRKTLSPVPTQFSLSNIIWKPWLQPCCGTFPFCACGQDEDHSET
- the ARSD gene encoding arylsulfatase D isoform X5, giving the protein MILALGILVAMGTAPSGKWHQGVNCESRTDHCHHPLNHGFDYFYGMPFTLVNDCHPDRPPEVDATTRAKLWLSTQMAALAVLTIAVGKVCGLISVSWKVVLGAASLVFLFFVSWYASFGFVRRWNCILMRNHDVTEQPMDLERTTSHMLREAVSYIERNKHQPFLLFLSLLHVHIPLVTTKQFLGKSQHGLYGDNVEEMDWLVGPDDLSWEKHDDYSRPVKRQTTSKHEGEVLNAIEENGLKNTTFTYFTSDHGGHLEARDERGQLGGWNGIFRGGKGMGGWEGGIRVPGIFRWPGVLPAGRVIHEPTSLMDVFPTVVQLGGGEVPQDRVIDGRSLVPLLRGAAEHSAHEFLFHYCGKYLHAARWHEKDSGRLWKVHYMTPRFHPKGAGACYGRGVCPCSGDGVTQHSPPLLFELSRDPSEARPLSPGSEPLYNMVVARVGEAVEQHRKTLSPVPTQFSLSNIIWKPWLQPCCGTFPFCACGQDEDHSET